Proteins found in one Enterococcus sp. 9D6_DIV0238 genomic segment:
- a CDS encoding ABC transporter substrate-binding protein, whose translation MKKKLLGLSIVSAVALLTLGACGNDKKADSGSDSDMKKIGVLQPVEHGSLDAAFEGFKEGLAENGFKEGENLTIEYTNAQNDQAQLKSMSEKLVKEKPDLLLGIATPAAQSLLNETTDIPIVVTAVTDLAGAKLVKSDEKPGGNVTGTTDIVPIDKQIALLLNIVPDAKTIGIMYNAGEANSKIQADMAEKALKDKGVKTKILTANSTNDVQQVTTSLAKDVDAIYIPTDNTFASAAAVIGEVAKEHKIPVIAGSIEQVEQGGLATVGIDYKALGKQTGVMAAKILKGEAQPADMPVEKAKDLELFVNEDMAKALDIDPETIKAP comes from the coding sequence ATGAAAAAGAAATTACTAGGATTGAGTATTGTATCAGCAGTGGCTTTACTAACACTTGGCGCTTGCGGAAATGACAAAAAAGCTGATTCAGGTTCAGACAGCGATATGAAAAAAATCGGGGTCTTACAGCCTGTCGAACACGGCTCATTGGATGCTGCTTTTGAAGGATTCAAAGAAGGCTTAGCTGAAAATGGCTTTAAAGAAGGTGAAAACCTAACGATCGAATACACCAACGCTCAAAATGATCAGGCCCAATTAAAAAGCATGAGTGAAAAGTTAGTCAAAGAAAAACCAGATTTATTGCTAGGGATCGCAACACCTGCCGCACAATCACTATTAAATGAAACCACTGATATTCCCATCGTAGTAACTGCTGTGACTGATTTAGCTGGTGCCAAATTGGTGAAATCAGATGAAAAGCCAGGTGGAAACGTGACAGGAACAACAGATATCGTTCCCATTGATAAGCAAATTGCTTTACTACTAAACATCGTTCCTGATGCGAAAACAATTGGAATCATGTACAACGCTGGTGAAGCGAATTCTAAAATCCAAGCTGATATGGCTGAAAAAGCGCTAAAAGATAAAGGCGTCAAAACAAAAATTTTAACAGCAAACTCAACAAATGATGTCCAACAAGTAACAACTAGCTTAGCAAAAGACGTTGATGCTATTTACATCCCAACGGACAATACTTTCGCTTCTGCCGCTGCTGTGATCGGAGAAGTAGCCAAAGAACATAAAATCCCTGTCATCGCTGGTTCGATCGAACAAGTAGAACAAGGCGGACTTGCAACGGTCGGAATCGACTATAAAGCTTTAGGAAAACAAACTGGTGTCATGGCAGCTAAAATCCTCAAAGGAGAAGCACAGCCTGCAGATATGCCTGTTGAAAAAGCTAAAGACTTAGAACTTTTTGTAAATGAAGACATGGCAAAAGCGCTAGATATCGATCCAGAAACGATCAAAGCACCTTAA
- a CDS encoding ABC transporter permease codes for MIDILLSSTSQGLLWSLLAIGVFLTYRILDIADLTTEGSFPLGGAVAAVILAKDPASWPAPFQSLFSLHSMMAPITALIIAFIAGMLAGLVSGLLHTKLKIPALLAGIITMTGLYSINSRIMGAPNISLIGTDSIFSHAQSLGLSKVNSTILVGAIIVILVIILLVLFFRTEIGLATRATGDNLDMSEANGINTDNMKIIGYMLSNGCIALAGALLVQNNNFADLNSGIGTIVIGLASIIIAEVLFKNKSLGLRLITIVIGAILYRFILACVLELRVDPADLKLFSAIILVICLSSPLIQKKLGFSKIGKRKGGAN; via the coding sequence TTGATAGACATACTACTCTCCTCAACCTCGCAAGGCCTTTTATGGTCATTACTGGCGATTGGGGTATTCCTGACTTACCGTATTTTAGATATTGCTGATTTAACTACCGAAGGAAGTTTTCCTTTAGGCGGTGCTGTAGCAGCAGTGATCTTAGCCAAAGACCCTGCTTCCTGGCCTGCTCCTTTTCAATCCTTATTTAGCCTTCATTCGATGATGGCACCCATTACCGCTTTGATCATCGCATTTATCGCTGGTATGTTAGCTGGGCTGGTTTCAGGTTTACTTCATACAAAATTAAAAATTCCGGCTTTATTAGCAGGAATCATTACCATGACCGGTTTATACAGTATCAATTCCCGTATTATGGGCGCACCAAATATTTCTTTGATCGGAACAGATTCGATTTTTTCTCATGCACAATCACTAGGACTTTCAAAAGTAAACAGCACGATTTTAGTCGGAGCAATTATTGTGATCCTCGTTATTATTTTACTTGTTTTATTCTTTAGAACAGAAATTGGATTAGCGACTCGTGCAACGGGAGATAATCTTGATATGAGTGAAGCAAACGGCATCAATACAGACAACATGAAAATCATTGGCTACATGCTTTCAAACGGCTGTATCGCCTTAGCAGGTGCTTTGTTAGTTCAAAACAATAACTTCGCTGATTTAAACTCTGGGATCGGAACGATCGTCATTGGATTGGCTTCGATCATCATTGCCGAGGTTCTATTTAAAAATAAATCGCTCGGCTTACGCTTGATCACAATAGTAATCGGTGCGATTCTATACCGTTTCATTCTTGCTTGCGTATTAGAATTACGTGTCGACCCAGCTGACTTAAAACTATTTTCTGCAATTATTTTAGTGATCTGCTTATCATCACCATTGATCCAAAAAAAATTAGGGTTCTCTAAAATAGGTAAACGCAAAGGAGGCGCTAATTAA
- a CDS encoding ABC transporter ATP-binding protein translates to MQPVLTIKNLHQYFERGTVNENHVLKGIDLTINQGEFITIIGGNGAGKSTLLNSIAGTLPIEEGQLTLQGKDITKQRVVDRSKQISRVFQDPKMGTAVRLTVEENMALAMKRGKKRGLSNGVRKNDREFFKEQLASLNLGLENRLAAEIGLLSGGQRQAITLLMATLIRPELILLDEHTAALDPKTSITVMELTEKLIQEHQLTAFMVTHDMEDAIRYGNRLIMLHQGQVVVDVPNEQKKDLTVNELMDMFHKNSGQELKDDQLLLV, encoded by the coding sequence ATGCAGCCAGTATTAACGATCAAAAATCTCCATCAATACTTTGAACGTGGAACAGTGAATGAAAATCACGTATTAAAAGGAATCGATTTAACAATCAATCAAGGAGAGTTCATTACCATCATCGGGGGAAACGGTGCTGGTAAATCAACACTTTTAAACAGTATCGCAGGGACTTTGCCCATTGAAGAAGGACAACTAACGCTACAAGGAAAAGACATCACCAAACAACGTGTTGTTGATCGCTCAAAACAAATCAGCCGTGTTTTTCAAGACCCTAAAATGGGGACTGCAGTTCGTTTGACTGTGGAAGAAAATATGGCCCTTGCAATGAAACGAGGAAAAAAACGCGGACTTAGCAATGGTGTTCGCAAAAATGATCGTGAATTTTTCAAAGAACAATTAGCTAGTCTAAATTTAGGACTGGAAAATCGATTAGCTGCAGAAATTGGTTTATTATCTGGAGGTCAACGGCAAGCGATCACTCTATTGATGGCTACTCTGATTCGACCAGAACTGATTTTATTAGATGAGCATACAGCAGCATTAGATCCAAAGACATCGATCACCGTTATGGAATTGACTGAAAAACTGATTCAAGAGCACCAATTGACTGCCTTCATGGTCACTCATGATATGGAAGATGCTATTCGCTACGGCAATCGATTGATCATGCTGCATCAAGGGCAAGTGGTTGTTGATGTACCAAATGAACAGAAAAAAGATTTGACTGTGAATGAATTGATGGATATGTTCCACAAAAACAGTGGACAAGAGTTGAAAGACGATCAGTTACTTCTAGTTTAA